The Cuculus canorus isolate bCucCan1 chromosome 3, bCucCan1.pri, whole genome shotgun sequence DNA window GCCCCCCGTGCTCCGGTGCCTGACGCCTGATTCCTCCCCGCAGCTCCGGGCGGCGGCGGGTGTGCCCCGGCCGTGCTGCGGGTGCTGCGCAGAGACGGGCGCTGGGCCTGGCTGCGGGTGTGCGCGCGGCGGGACGGCGGCGCCATCGTCTGCAGCAGCCGCTGCCTCAGGTGAGCGCGAGGtcgggcgggcggcggggcggccgGTGTCCCCCCCTCTTCTCTCCGCTCCGCTCTCACCCCGTGCGCCCCGCAGGGACGAGGAGGCGGCGTTCCTGCTCGCTCGGCagcgccgccccgcgccgcccgccgccccggaGCTGAGCCTGCTGGCCGCGCAGCTTCGTGCGCTGGCGGACAGCCTCGCaccgccgcccgccgcccctGGGACCAGGACCTTCCCGCACCACGGCGACATCTCCGCCCTCACCAGCCAATAAACGaccctccacctcctcccaccTGTCGGTCACTGCCGCACCGGACAATAAGGGCTTTATCCCGCCCCCCTGCACGCACCAGCCAATAAGCGCCCTGTCCACCTCCCTCATTGCGCTCGTCGGCCAATAAGCGCTTTTCCCCGCCTTCCTGCCGCGTCAGCCAATAAGCGCCCTGTCCGCCTGTCTCCTTGAGCGTGTCGACCAATAAGCGCTTTTCCCCGCCCTCTGCATTCACCAGCCCATAAGCGCTTTGCCCCGCCTGTCAGTCGCTGCCGGCGCCAGCCAATAAGCGCCCTGCCCCGCCCCCTGTGCGCGAGAGTCCGCCAATAAGCGCCTTGTCCGACCTGTCAGTGAAGGCGCGTGCAGGCCAATAAGCGCTTTGCCCCCCCCCCGTGTGCATCAGGCCAATAAGAGCCTTGCCCCGCCCCTCTGCCCGCCCAAGCCAATAATCACCCTGCTCTGTCCGTCAGTCATTGCCCTCGCCAGCCAGTAAGCGCTTTGCCCCGCACCCTGTGCGCGAATGTCAGCCAATAAGCGGCCTGTCCGCCTGCCTCATTGCGCTCGTCGGGCAAGAGGCGCTTTGCCCCGCCCCCTGCGCGTCAGCCAATAAGCACCCTGCTGTGTCCGTCAGTCACTGCCCGCGCCAGCCAATAAGTGGTTTGCCCCGCCCCTTTGACCCCCTTAGCCAATAAGCGCTTTGCCCCGTCTGTCAGTCACCGTCCGCGCCAGCCAATAAGCGCCCTGTCCTGCCTGTCCCGCCCTCTCGTTAGCCCCGCCCCTTCCGGTGCCCCTGAGGGAGCGGGGCGGGAAGGACCTCGGCCGTTCGCGGTGATGCGGGAGCGTCAGCGGAGCCGGGTCCGGGCGGCAGGGAGGAGCGGAGCCCCCGCCCGGCGGCAACAGCAGCCCCTGGAGCCGGCGGAGAGCGACAGTGGCGATAGCGACGACAGCGGGAGCACCCCGCCCGCCGAGGGGGTGGAGGCCGGCGGTGAGGCTGCGGGAGCCTgtgaggggggagagggggacagagaggagagggggctCCGGGCccggggagaggaggagggaatcgGCGGGGCcgggaaaagggagggggaatcGGGGTCTGGAGTCTCTGGGCCCGGGGAAAGGACTTGGCGGGGGGGAGATCAGGGTCTCGGGGCCCAAGGAAAACACGGGATGTCGCAACTCTGGACCCAAGAAAAGGGAGATGAGGGTTCGGGGCTCGGGAAAAGACCAAGGGGAATTGAGGTCAGGAGTCTCCGGGCCcggggaaaggagggggaatcGGGGTCTCTGGGCCTCGGGAAAGGAAGGACGGAGTGTCGAGGTTTCTGGGCCCAGGGAAAGGGATGTGAGGAGTCGGAGCCTGGAGAAACGGGTAGGGGAGGGATTGGGTTCTCTGGGCcctgggaaggaagggggaCCTGTCGAGATTTCTAGGCCTGGGGAAAGGGTGGTGAGGGATTGGGCCCAGAGAaagggggcagggggagggatCGGAGTCTCGAGACCCAGGGAAGGAAGAGttggggggaggaaaagggagagaggagaaggggtcTCTGAGCTTGAGGAAAGGCAGGGGGAATTGGGGTCCAGAGTCTCTGTCCTGGCTCACTGTCATCCTGGCAATGCATCCTCCAGTGGGACTGAGTGTCACCACTGCTCCTGTGCTGGGAAGCAAACCAGCAAACAGCTTGGTCCCTTGCTGTGGTCCAGCTCCTTTGTTCTCCTGCTGTTCTCCCGCTGCTTGAGATGAGCTTGGGGTCAATGACAGAGTTTCAGTTTGAGCTGTCTGGGAGATCTCGAACAGAAACTTACAGGGGCCCCTTTTGCATTTCCTTAGTCACCTTCCCTGTGTGTGGATCTTATACGTCTCCTCAAGGACAAATGCAGACAGACAGTAGCTTGGGAGGCCCTTGATGGGGCACAGACAAATGAAGGACCAGTTTGTGCACGGCTAGGGCAGTAGTGGTGCCGCTTGGATCAGCGTGTCCAGGCAGGGATTCTCATCTGCAACAGCATCTCTTCCTCATCTTAAAGCAGTCAAGATGAGAATGAAAACCTTATGACAAATGTGTCAAAGGCCCTTGAAGGGAATTTCACATCAGTGTTTGATAAGCAGTGTCTCCAAGTTCTGGAATTTATTGATTTTCTGAAGACCCTTTGAACCCCAATATCgcaattactttaaaatgttgaGCTGCTTGGCGCTTGGCTCCTGCCTGAACACAGGCACAGTTCTGGTTTGATTCCATGTTCTGGGCAGGCAGATAATAAATGATTGTACGGGAGTGACactgggaaagagggagaacCTCTGGGAGATCAGAAAGGGCAACAGGTCTATCGTCCCTAAGAAGACAGGGAGCAAGAGGATTTGCAAGAGCCCAGGCAAAAAAGGAAGTCAAACTGCAGTGGGTTAAGCGGTAAGGGTGCTTTGGGGATGCAGTGCGAAGAAATAGTGCTGTGTGCACTTTTCCTGACCCTTGTGTGGTGAGATGGATATACAATGTTACCTTAACTCTCCTCAGAGGACCAGCACGTGTGGGCACAGCAGAGTTCTTGCATGTTCAGAAGAGGCAATGGGAGAACTGAGGCAGTGCTTGGGTGCGCTCATTGTTTTCTGGATGAtgtgagagagaaggagaaagtcTAGGTTATTGTCAAGAGGAAGTGACTGAGATGACAAGTTCGTGCTCAGAGCCGTTGTGACTGACCTCATCTTGCTTCCTAAAATTGGAGGCAGGTTAGGGCAAAGCATGCAGATACCTTGGAAAGCCTGTGCTGGAACATGcttctggcaggacctgtgaccCATGGAGAGGGGAGCCCaagctggagcaggtttgcttgCAGGACCAGAGAAAAGCCAGTGTCAACCCAATCTTCAAAAAGGGTGAGGAGAACCCAGGAAACTGCAggccagtcagcctcacctctgtccCTGGAAAGGTGATGGAACAGCTCATTCTGGATGTCATCTCCAAGCATCTGGAGGAAAAGATGGTTATCAGGAGTGGTCAGCATGGATTCACCAAGGGGAAATCATGCTTGATAGCTCTCCATGATGCCATAACTAGCTGGGTAGCTGAGAGGAGTGTGGCGGATGTTGTCTACCTCAGactcagcaaggcttttgacactgtctcccacaacatcctcatGGGTAAGCTTAGAAAGCATGGATTGGATGAGTAGGCAGTGGAGTGGATTGAGAACTGGCAGGATGATGGAGCCCAGAGGGCTGGGATTGGCGGCATGGGGTCCAGTTAGAAGCCTGTGGATAGCAGCATTCCACGGGGTCAGTTCTGGGCCAAGTCTTGTtcatctttatcagtgacctggatgagggaacAGAGTGCACTCTCAGTGAGTTTGGTGTTGACACAGAACTGAGAGTAGCGGCTGATACCCTGAAAGGCTGTCctgccattcagtgagacctggacaggctggagagttgggcagagaggaacTTATCttaagttcaacaaaggcaagtgcagagtcctgcatttCAGGAGAAACATCCCCCTGTACCAGGACAGGTGAGGGGCTGACCCGCTGGAAATCAATGCTGATCAACATCTAAAGagcaggtgtcaagaggatggggccagactcttccCAGTGGCGCCCAGCGACAGGATAGGGGACAATGGGCACAGACTGGAGCATGGGAActtccacctgaacatgaagaaaatctgAGTGTGAACATGAGGAGTGTGAACATGAGGAGTGTGATGGAGCCCTGatgcaggctgcccagggagtgtGTAGAGtctctggagacattcaaaCCTGCCTAGACacgttcctgtgcaacctgctcgAGGTGACCCCACTTTAGCAGgctgttggactggatgagctccagagggcccttccaacaCCCATCGTGCTGGGATTCCATGACTTGTGACCCCACGGTGGACCCgtgctggagcagtctgttcctgaaggactgcagcgCATGGAAAGGGCTCATGTTGAGAAGTGTGGGAAGGACTGTCTCCCGTGGGAGGGATCCCAACCAGTGAGGTTGAGGTCAGTTCACATGGTGTCTCTGCCACTCACTCTTTCCCCTGCTCCCCTGTGTTACTTCTCTAGGAGTAaagttgagcctgggaagaagggaggggtggcAGAAGGCAGTTTAAgatttggtttttatttcttattgcTCTACTCTGATTTAACTGGTAACAGATTAAATTAACTTGCCTCAGATGGAGTCTGGTTTAACCATGTTGATAACTGGTGAGTggtctctccctgtccttatcccAGGTCATGAGCCCTTCATTATACTTTCTCCCCCCTGCCCAGCTGAAGAGGGCAGTGACCGAGcagctttggtgggcacctgggATCCAGCCAGCATCAGCCACCACGGACTGCATGGGATTTGCTTTTGCTAGGCCACAGCTGGGGAGTTTAGTGCCAAAGACAGAGAACTGCAACGGCTTGAGGTGTCGAGCAGGCAAACGCCACCCAGGAAGTGTTTCCCAAGACTTCCCCCTTCAGAAGGGAGCCAACACAACCCCTCCTGTTCCTTCCTGTCCCTACTATCATCCAATGAACGGAATGAGCACATCCAAGTACTTCATTAAGGAATGTTTTCTGATTGCTGTCCCTGAATGCCCAGAGGTGTAAATACAGAAAGAGTTGTTGGTAATATTTTTACACTGTAGTTATAAGAAGCATTAAAGATCACTGTCAGTGATGGATATTTAAACATAGAATTCCAACAGAATATCTTGTGCGTTCCTCAGCACTTTGAGTGgaactggttttgctgttttggggATTGTtttgttggccttctggtcAGCAgtcagaggagagagggaataTTTTATGAGATACAAGGTGTGAATAACACTGCGGGGAGCTCCTTGCAGGGCTCGAATATGAAACTGCTTTTTGGTGTTGGGGTTTGATCATTCCCCCAGTAAATCGGGCCAGGAGCTGTTCCTGTTGCCAGTGAGGTGGTGAAGGTTAGATGGCTGGATTTCAATAGTTCATAGGCCTTTGGTGTGTGGAAGAGGCACTGTCATAGGAATTACTTCATTgcagaatgaatcatagaatggtttgggctggaagggaccttaaagctcatccagttctaacccccccttcatgggcagggacaccttccactacatcaggttgctcaaagcctcatccaacacctccagggatggcgcatcCACgacctccctgagcaacctgtgccagtgcctcaccaccctcaccatgaagaatgtcttcctaatgtctaatgtaaatcttcacccttgcaatttaaagccaccctccctcgtcctatcactacatgccctcataaaaagtccctccccagctttcttgtaggcctcaGCTGAATGGAGCTGTGGTGGATCTGCAGTGAGGAGACACTTAACACACTGAACAGGTCACACAATTTTCCTGGCTGGTCTCATGGTGTGGGATATGGAGTGATGCCTCTTTGAAGGTGGTGGGACAAGAACAGTCGAAGAGAGAGACAGGACTGAGAGCTGACCCCTCACAATTTGCAGTGCAGCCAAAATACAGGCTAGTGCAGAGCTCCTACTGCTCTGTGTACGAATTAAAACTTTGAACTGGTCTTGTGTGGTGCTGAgtggaaagagaagcaaagacaCTTTGGAGAGAGTATTCTGGTGCTAGAGACTGCAGTGATTAATGAGAGAAAAGTCCAAGGCTGAGAGACGCAGTGGCTTCCCTCTGCTATGCAGCTGTATAGGGATGGCACACAGTGCTCATGTTGCTGTCTTGATCTCTGAGACATCCCTCCTAGTGGAATTCAGGGGTGGGAAGTGCCTTGAGAAGCTGCTGGGTACAGGTGTGTCCTGTGCTGTCTTGCAGACCAATCTCACCTGTCTTTTGAGGAACTGCTGCGGGCACAGAGCGATCCAAGAACAAGAGCTTCCAAACAAGTGACTGCTGGGAAGAAGCCTGCAAGACCTCCCAAAGCGACTGTGAAGCAGCCACAAAGCAAAAATGGGTAAAGGGATTCTTTTGTGATCAGAAAAATGTGCATGTGTGCTCTCTGTACTCCAGAAGTTATGCCAGGAGCTTCTCAAAGTGTTGCCATTGCCTTGGAGCTAGTGTCGATCTCTTTTGATTTGCTACACAATGATGCTGCTCACTGCACTGTAGCATTTCATTTGAGAATGGTCTGTTGTTGTTTCAGAGTTCTTCATGTCCTGTCCTATCCAAATCTCCAGCAGCCACCTATTATTTGATAGTTAAATAGGCACTcaattcatagaatagtttgggttgaaagggacctaaagcccatccatttccagcctccctgcgatgggcagggacacctgccactgcaTTGGGTTACTCAAATCCCTTTACACCCTTGCTATTAAGGCAATTTTAACCAACGGTATGGCATGTTTCTCTTTTAAACTGTCTGGTAGTGCTTTCCTTGTGTCCTCTGGACCCTGAAATAGATACCTTTTCTAAACCCCTTCCAGCTTGTTGGCATCTTCTGTCTGGCTCCCACTGGCTGGAGTTGCAGCAACAGCCAGTTGTTCTAGAGTTTCATTCATCCTTTTGCTGTTGTCTCACCTGTGGTgatttgcctttttcctcctctacaGTACTTATTGTCACAGGCTTTTCTTCCTGTCCTCAGTGGTCTTTACATCTCTCACTTGTGTACTCTGGGTGATGGTGATGTGGTGACCATGAAAcatatttaacaaaacaaaacctatcAGTTTTCAGTCCTCCAAGGCCCTGCTGGTAAAAACTGTTACACCATTGCCCTCTATTTGCAGCACTTAGCGGGTTTTTGGTCCTCAGAGTCATAGCTAAGTGATTTGAACAGATTTTCTCTGTTACACTGGCATTCCCTAATCTGTTTCCGAGTCTCTGTTGAATATGTCTCTTCTGCCATAAACTCTCAATTATTCTAATGTTTCTGCTATACCTTCTACGCAAGAGTCTGGGGGGCTTGTGCAGCACAACATCTCAGGCAGTGGCTGTATTTCTGCCCCACAGTTTGcataattctgtttttatttaatctgcATATGCTTTAAGTGATACATTGCTGTAAATCCCATGTGCCAGTTCTCTCATGTTTTTGTTATGGAAGTgagcttcttaaaaaaaaaaaaaagggactttAGGGAAATCCCCTGGAATTGCGTTGGCTTCAGCAATGCCGTATAGCATCATACAGGGATGTAGCCACACCAGCCGACGTGAAAATACTCTGAATGCTGCGCTGAGTGGGATTTGGAAAACTCGCTTCTGCCTGTGGGGTGGTTGTGTTGCTGAATGTAGGTGCAATACCTGTGTTGTGGGTGCTCCCAGCAGCTGATTTACAGGGCTCTTCATGTTTCTCATAACTTACTTGCTGTTTTGACAATTGCGGGACACAGCATCCAGGTAATATGGGGACAGAAATACTCCATTCTCCCACCTTATTCTGTCCCCCTGGTACATCTCAAGGATCCAACTCAAAAGGCCTGTGTTGCAAGGAGAACTTGTTCGCTTAATTGGTTGTTACCATGATCCTGTAGTCCTGATTTGCTGTGCAGTCTCTTCTGGGATGTGTTCCATGAGCTGTATAGCCCTTATTCTGTGGGCTGACCTCTTTATTGGTGTTACAGTGTGTGTTCTCGCTAAGCCTGGCCACAGTAGAATTGGCCTTTAACTACTGGGTCAGTGCAGAAATTCCCAGCTTTGGTCTCGCCTTCCATTGTATTAGTCAAGAGCAGATGAGTTCAGGGGCCAGGAACAGAAGATACTTGTTGTGTGATGAATGAAAAcatggaaagggagagaaaaaattGAGTACAGTGCATTTATTGATGTGGGTGGTGAGTTTTCACTTGATACAGTAGGGCTACATCGAGTTTTGTATAGGGTTGTTTTATAACCACATGCCTTTATAGACGATGTGGTTGTAGCAGCCTTGTCTGGCTCCTGACCATGTTGCCTCTTTGGTCTCTGTTGGTTTGATGGTAAGGACTGAACAAGAGAGCCTGCTTTTTCAGTGCTGACCTCCCGACACGTTAGCCTGggcctcagcctgtcctctgctcctcttaagcacattcttctctttttcaggccATTGGAAATGTCTGCAAAGAAGCCTGTGCCTTTTCTGCGACAAGTTGTCTCTTTTAGAAAAAAGGTGGGtgctgcccctccccagctgcagcactACCTTCCCTTAGTGATGCCGATAGGGCACAGACCTGGTCCCTGGGCTGCCAAAGGTGACACAAGCTGTTCCTGGAGGATAGGGCTTGGACCACTGTCAGGGCACAGACCTGGTCATGGAGCAGCCGAAGGTGACATGGGCTATTCCCAGAGCAGTAGAGCTTAGAGCGCTGTCTGGGAAGTGTAGGTATTGCTGTCGTGAGAAGACCAGAGGTGGGGTGCAAGTACTAAAAACCGTGTTCCAAAGTTGAGGAGTAATTCGAGAGTTGCAAGAAGGTGGCCTGGCTGCCTCCAGTGACGACTGCACTGTGAGTCATGGTCATTGCTCGTTGCTAATCATGTTGGCAGTTTCTAACCTGAATATAACTTTGACTTATTGTTGCTGGATCATCTCAATATGTTAATTTCCTCAGTTAGAGatctctttttgtcttttttttgtatgatCCAGGTAATCTGTGAAATCTAGATAGGTTTGCATTCCCACATGACAACACACATTCAGACAGCTCTTGGTCTGGGAGTTGCAGGTGTTTGGAGGCAGCACTTGCGCTGCTGCTCCATGAATTGGCTGCTCCTGGATGCAGGCTTGCATGTGGAAACGCCTGTTGTTTGTAGACTGGATGCAGGCATGGTGACTCTGAGGGACTGACACCTTGATTTACTGGATCAGTCTTCAACAGCTGTAGATCTTTTCGGTTGGTGGGTGCATAATATCGCTAGTAAAAAGAACGGCAAGGGCCGATCCATGGGAGGAGGCTGTTAGCAGGGTAATCCTAGCCACAGCTTTTACCTTTGCCTTCCCTGCCCTCAGGTCCGCAGGGACCCTCGATTTGATGACCTGTCTGGAGAGTATAAGcctgaaatatttatgaagacATACAGCTTCTTGGATGGCATcaagcagaaggagaaggaggtgatGTTACGTGCCTTTCCGTACGCAGAAGAACCCTGCTTGGCAGGGACAGCTTCTGCAAAGGCTTTTCCCAGTGGAGGTGGCAAGCAGGCAGTCAtgcagctttctgctttcttcttcagatggttcagaagcagctgaaaaaatgcCGGAATacagagcagaaggagaaactccagcagctcctgaacCGCATGGTAAGTTCAGCACAGCATCTCCTCTCCTGTGAGGTGAGGATGTGTGACCGGAAGTCTGCCCAGACGCTTGCTGACACAGGCCATCGTTTCCGTACAGAAACAACAAGAGCAGgtgcagaaaaaacagcaggaaCTGAGGGAGAGGGAGCTCTCTTTGAAGAGACAACAGAGGGAATTGGCCAAGCAGGGAAAGAAGCCCTTCTTCCTAAAGAAATGTAAGTAGTCCGTGTTGCAGGAAGACCTAGAGGGAGTACTGCCAGCTGGGCTCCAGGCACTGGAAGTTGGTTGTCCATAATATTCCACGGAGCTGTGGAGAGATTGTTCTAGAGCTGGTACTTATGGGACAAGCCAGGcctggagccaggcagggatCAGTGAGGAGGGACTGGGCTATAGAGATAATTCTGGCTTCAGTTTAAAACCttgcttccctcctctccacagccgAGAAGCGGAAATTGGAGCTAGCCGAGAAGTATGCAGAACTGAAGAGGAGTGGAAAGCTGGAGAGCTTCCTGagcaagaagaggaagaggaatgCCATCAAAGACAAGCGCCGTCTGCCCTCACAGAAGAACTTGTGACCATTGGACAGATGTGCCGTTGTCTGGCACTGGTACTCACTCTGCCCTGGCCAGGCCTGGAAGATGGCCATCCCTCTTCCCAGTATCTGAATGTTgtcaggcagcag harbors:
- the RRP36 gene encoding ribosomal RNA processing protein 36 homolog isoform X1, producing MRERQRSRVRAAGRSGAPARRQQQPLEPAESDSGDSDDSGSTPPAEGVEAGGEAAGAYQSHLSFEELLRAQSDPRTRASKQVTAGKKPARPPKATVKQPQSKNGPLEMSAKKPVPFLRQVVSFRKKVRRDPRFDDLSGEYKPEIFMKTYSFLDGIKQKEKEMVQKQLKKCRNTEQKEKLQQLLNRMKQQEQVQKKQQELRERELSLKRQQRELAKQGKKPFFLKKSEKRKLELAEKYAELKRSGKLESFLSKKRKRNAIKDKRRLPSQKNL
- the RRP36 gene encoding ribosomal RNA processing protein 36 homolog isoform X2, which encodes MRERQRSRVRAAGRSGAPARRQQQPLEPAESDSGDSDDSGSTPPAEGVEAGDQSHLSFEELLRAQSDPRTRASKQVTAGKKPARPPKATVKQPQSKNGPLEMSAKKPVPFLRQVVSFRKKVRRDPRFDDLSGEYKPEIFMKTYSFLDGIKQKEKEMVQKQLKKCRNTEQKEKLQQLLNRMKQQEQVQKKQQELRERELSLKRQQRELAKQGKKPFFLKKSEKRKLELAEKYAELKRSGKLESFLSKKRKRNAIKDKRRLPSQKNL